A genomic window from Klebsiella quasipneumoniae subsp. quasipneumoniae includes:
- a CDS encoding H+/gluconate symporter, which yields MSDSTLAGNTPVRRNITRKNVITGLLLLLFVLIALWCHGRPGSELGLLGFTPLVALAILSLIGVDIVLAVISSIIIAMIMTSTGLPEMGAMLAKSTGSFIATVGLIIMLGAGVGEVATRTGAAVELVKFVVHRIGLSSQTRVKFGIVVSSILICGSLGTMAGGNAIIVAVIIPVAAAVRLTPPTVAALMMTAGSVGLFTGPFTPSTVTILSLGGLSYPDYLLYVGLPMSAVTLLAGWIMAGRIQKMTEGKLRYEVDLSEKPQEDLSAAQQRRRKLSALAFAATIIVMAVVGVVIKAGFSFAIIVMLLVALMTGLVGGLRPTQILQALYHGCGRLVWMFILYWLYNPILELMDGLHAYQGLLEYTQPLLEGISPAWLCFSIFAFNIIGHVPGAAVAQMTFTHKIFGPMLMAAGVPPQGTTAVLLASSQVDWFGPFPSSDMFGQMGLAQSTHLKYMLYNGWAIVVANIILFALLFQILV from the coding sequence ATGAGTGACTCAACGCTCGCAGGCAATACGCCTGTCAGACGAAATATCACGCGAAAAAACGTTATTACCGGTCTGTTATTGCTGCTGTTCGTGTTGATTGCGCTGTGGTGCCACGGTCGACCGGGCAGCGAGCTTGGCCTGCTGGGATTTACGCCGCTGGTGGCGTTAGCGATATTATCGCTGATCGGCGTCGATATAGTGCTGGCGGTCATCTCCTCGATTATTATCGCCATGATCATGACCTCGACCGGTCTGCCGGAAATGGGCGCGATGCTGGCGAAATCCACCGGGTCATTTATTGCCACCGTCGGGCTTATCATTATGCTCGGCGCCGGCGTGGGGGAAGTGGCCACCCGCACCGGCGCGGCGGTTGAACTGGTGAAATTCGTGGTCCACCGTATTGGGCTGTCGAGCCAGACGCGGGTCAAGTTCGGCATTGTGGTGTCATCGATTTTAATTTGCGGTTCGCTGGGCACCATGGCCGGCGGCAATGCGATTATTGTCGCAGTGATTATCCCCGTAGCGGCGGCGGTACGCTTAACGCCGCCGACGGTAGCCGCGCTGATGATGACCGCCGGTTCCGTTGGACTCTTTACCGGGCCCTTCACCCCCAGCACCGTGACGATCCTCAGCCTCGGCGGACTGAGCTATCCGGATTATCTGCTGTATGTCGGCCTGCCGATGAGCGCCGTCACCCTGTTAGCCGGCTGGATCATGGCCGGACGGATCCAGAAGATGACCGAAGGCAAACTGCGCTATGAGGTCGATCTCTCGGAAAAGCCGCAAGAGGATCTTAGCGCCGCGCAGCAGCGCCGGCGTAAATTAAGCGCGCTGGCTTTCGCTGCGACCATCATCGTGATGGCGGTGGTTGGGGTGGTGATTAAAGCCGGCTTCAGCTTTGCGATTATCGTCATGCTGCTGGTGGCGCTGATGACCGGGCTGGTGGGCGGCCTGCGGCCGACGCAGATCCTGCAGGCGCTGTATCACGGCTGCGGTCGTCTGGTGTGGATGTTTATTCTCTACTGGCTGTATAACCCGATCCTTGAGCTGATGGATGGCCTGCACGCCTATCAGGGGCTGCTGGAGTATACCCAGCCGCTGCTGGAGGGGATCTCCCCGGCCTGGCTGTGCTTTAGCATCTTCGCGTTCAATATTATCGGCCATGTGCCCGGCGCGGCGGTAGCCCAGATGACCTTTACGCATAAAATCTTTGGCCCGATGCTGATGGCCGCCGGCGTGCCGCCGCAGGGGACCACCGCGGTGCTGCTGGCCTCGTCTCAGGTGGACTGGTTCGGGCCGTTTCCCTCATCGGACATGTTCGGCCAGATGGGGCTGGCGCAGTCTACACATCTGAAGTATATGCTCTATAACGGCTGGGCAATCGTGGTGGCGAACATCATTCTCTTCGCGCTGCTGTTTCAGATTCTGGTGTAA
- the selO gene encoding protein adenylyltransferase SelO, producing MTLSFTTHWRDELPDFYTSLSPTPLDNARLIWRNAPLAQQLGVPDALFAPESGAGVWGGEALLPGMSPLAQVYSGHQFGAWAGQLGDGRGILLGEQQLADGRRYDWHLKGAGLTPYSRMGDGRAVLRSTIRESLASEAMHALGIPTTRALAMVTSDTPVYREHVEPGAMLMRVAESHVRFGHFEHFYYRREPQKVQQLADYVIRHHWPQLQDEADKYLLWFRDVVTRTAQTIASWQTVGFAHGVMNTDNMSILGLTIDYGPYGFLDDFQPDFICNHSDYQGRYSFENQPAVGLWNLQRLAQSLSPFISAEALNAALDEYQHALLTAYGQRMRDKLGLFTQQKGDNDLLDGLFALMIRERSDYTRTFRLLSHSEQLSAASPLRDEFIDRAAFDSWFAGYRARLRDEQVEDAQRQQRMQGVNPALVLRNWLAQRAIEQAEAGDMGELERLHAALADPFTDREDDYVRRPPDWGKRLEVSCSS from the coding sequence ATGACCCTTTCTTTTACCACCCACTGGCGGGATGAACTGCCGGACTTTTACACTTCCCTGTCACCGACGCCGCTCGATAACGCCCGACTCATCTGGCGCAACGCTCCGCTGGCGCAACAGCTGGGCGTCCCTGACGCGCTGTTTGCGCCGGAAAGCGGGGCCGGCGTCTGGGGCGGCGAAGCGCTGCTCCCGGGCATGTCGCCGCTGGCGCAGGTTTACAGTGGCCATCAGTTTGGCGCCTGGGCCGGCCAGCTGGGCGACGGACGCGGGATCCTGCTCGGTGAGCAGCAGCTGGCGGATGGCCGCCGTTACGACTGGCATCTGAAAGGCGCCGGCCTGACACCCTATTCACGGATGGGGGACGGCCGCGCCGTGCTGCGCTCGACGATCCGGGAAAGCCTGGCGTCGGAGGCGATGCACGCCCTGGGGATCCCAACGACGCGCGCTCTGGCGATGGTCACCAGCGATACCCCGGTCTACCGCGAGCACGTGGAGCCTGGCGCGATGCTGATGCGGGTGGCCGAGAGCCATGTCCGCTTTGGTCATTTCGAACATTTTTACTATCGTCGCGAGCCGCAGAAGGTTCAGCAGCTGGCCGATTATGTCATTCGTCACCACTGGCCGCAGCTGCAGGATGAAGCGGACAAGTACCTGTTATGGTTCCGTGACGTTGTCACGCGTACCGCGCAGACCATCGCCAGCTGGCAAACCGTGGGCTTTGCCCATGGGGTGATGAATACCGACAACATGTCGATTCTCGGTTTGACCATCGACTACGGGCCGTATGGCTTCCTTGACGATTTTCAGCCGGACTTTATCTGCAACCACTCCGATTACCAGGGGCGCTACAGTTTTGAAAACCAGCCGGCGGTGGGGCTGTGGAATCTGCAGCGTCTGGCCCAGTCGCTGTCGCCGTTCATCAGCGCCGAAGCGCTGAACGCGGCGCTGGATGAGTATCAGCACGCCTTGCTGACCGCCTATGGCCAGCGGATGCGCGACAAACTTGGCCTGTTCACTCAGCAGAAAGGGGATAACGATCTGCTCGACGGTCTGTTTGCCCTGATGATCCGCGAGAGAAGCGACTATACCCGAACGTTCCGCCTGCTGAGCCACAGCGAACAGCTCAGCGCGGCCTCGCCGCTGCGCGACGAGTTTATCGACCGTGCGGCATTCGACAGCTGGTTCGCCGGATATCGCGCGCGGCTTCGTGATGAACAGGTGGAGGATGCCCAGCGCCAGCAGCGGATGCAGGGTGTCAACCCGGCGCTGGTGTTACGTAACTGGCTGGCGCAGCGGGCGATCGAGCAGGCTGAGGCTGGCGATATGGGGGAGCTGGAGCGTCTGCATGCCGCGCTGGCCGATCCCTTCACCGATCGCGAGGACGACTACGTCCGCCGGCCGCCGGACTGGGGGAAACGTCTGGAAGTCAGCTGCTCGAGCTAA
- a CDS encoding glutathione peroxidase, translating into MQHDILNTEVTTIDGEKTTLASFAGKVLLIVNVASKCGLTPQYEQLEDLQKQFAGEGFSVLGFPCNQFLGQEPGSEEEIKTFCSTTYGVTFPLFSKIDVNGEHRAPLYQKLVAAAPKAVAPEGSGFYERMASKGRAPLYVDDILWNFEKFLVDRQGNVIQRFSPDMTPDDPQLVAAIKGALAK; encoded by the coding sequence ATGCAACATGACATTCTGAATACCGAAGTGACGACCATTGATGGCGAGAAGACCACCCTGGCATCCTTTGCCGGCAAGGTACTGCTGATCGTCAATGTGGCCTCCAAATGCGGCCTGACGCCGCAGTATGAGCAACTGGAGGACCTGCAAAAGCAGTTTGCCGGCGAGGGCTTCAGCGTGCTGGGCTTCCCCTGCAACCAGTTCCTCGGCCAGGAGCCGGGGAGTGAAGAAGAGATTAAGACCTTCTGCAGCACCACCTACGGCGTCACCTTCCCGCTGTTCAGCAAGATTGACGTCAACGGCGAGCATCGCGCACCGCTCTATCAAAAGCTGGTTGCCGCCGCGCCGAAGGCGGTGGCCCCGGAAGGCAGCGGTTTTTATGAGCGGATGGCCAGCAAGGGCCGCGCGCCGCTGTATGTGGACGACATTCTGTGGAATTTCGAAAAATTCCTCGTCGATCGCCAGGGCAACGTCATTCAGCGCTTCTCTCCGGATATGACGCCGGACGATCCGCAGCTGGTGGCGGCGATTAAAGGAGCGCTGGCGAAATAA
- the btuC gene encoding vitamin B12 ABC transporter permease BtuC, whose translation MLTLAHLQQRRGRRWLLGLTLLLLVTLLISLCAGDQLIPPGEWLSAKGQLFIWQIRLPRTLAVLLVGAALALSGAIMQALFENPLAEPGLLGVSNGAGVGLIAAVLLGKGLLPGWALGLCAILGALLITFILLRFARRHLSTSRLLLAGVALGIICSALMTWAVYFSTSFDLRQLMYWMMGGFGGVDWQQLWLMIALLPALCWVCLQSQPLNLLALGEVSARQLGLPLWLWRKLLVVATGWMVGVSVALAGAIGFIGLVIPHILRLCGLSDHRVLLPACMLAGASALLGADIIARLALSAAELPIGVVTATLGAPVFIWLLLRSR comes from the coding sequence ATGCTGACTCTCGCCCATCTTCAACAGCGCCGCGGCCGGCGTTGGCTCCTTGGTTTAACGCTGTTGCTGCTGGTCACCCTGCTGATCAGCCTGTGCGCGGGGGATCAATTGATCCCGCCCGGCGAGTGGCTCAGCGCCAAAGGTCAGCTGTTTATCTGGCAGATCCGCCTGCCGCGGACCCTGGCGGTGCTGCTGGTGGGGGCGGCGCTGGCGCTCTCCGGGGCGATAATGCAGGCGCTGTTTGAAAATCCGCTGGCGGAACCGGGTCTGCTGGGCGTCTCCAACGGCGCGGGCGTCGGGCTGATTGCCGCCGTCCTGCTGGGTAAAGGCCTGTTACCGGGCTGGGCGCTCGGGCTGTGCGCGATCCTGGGCGCGCTGCTGATCACCTTTATTCTGCTGCGTTTTGCCCGCCGCCATCTTTCCACCAGCCGCCTGCTGCTGGCGGGGGTGGCGCTGGGGATCATCTGCAGCGCCCTGATGACCTGGGCGGTCTACTTCTCCACCTCTTTTGATCTGCGTCAGCTGATGTACTGGATGATGGGCGGGTTTGGCGGCGTCGACTGGCAGCAGCTGTGGCTGATGATAGCCCTCCTGCCAGCGCTCTGCTGGGTCTGTCTGCAGTCGCAACCCCTGAATTTACTGGCGTTGGGCGAAGTCTCCGCCCGTCAGCTCGGGCTGCCGCTGTGGCTGTGGCGTAAGCTGCTGGTGGTGGCGACCGGCTGGATGGTCGGCGTGAGCGTGGCGCTGGCGGGGGCGATTGGCTTTATCGGCCTGGTAATTCCGCACATTCTGCGGCTATGCGGCTTGAGCGATCACCGGGTCTTGCTCCCGGCCTGCATGCTGGCAGGGGCAAGCGCCTTGCTGGGGGCGGATATTATCGCCCGGCTGGCGCTTTCCGCCGCTGAGCTGCCGATTGGCGTGGTGACGGCGACGCTGGGCGCGCCGGTCTTTATCTGGTTGCTGCTGCGCTCGCGGTGA
- the hemP gene encoding hemin uptake protein HemP → MDNTATAEKPKDNAPYPMATDRQISSRVLLGSEGRVVIEHGGQRYLLRQTHAGKLILTK, encoded by the coding sequence ATGGATAACACTGCCACAGCTGAAAAACCAAAAGACAATGCCCCCTATCCCATGGCGACGGACAGACAGATCAGCAGTCGGGTTCTGTTAGGCAGCGAAGGACGGGTAGTCATTGAGCATGGCGGCCAGCGCTATCTGCTGCGCCAGACCCACGCCGGGAAGTTGATCCTGACCAAATAA
- the aroH gene encoding 3-deoxy-7-phosphoheptulonate synthase AroH, which produces MNKTDELRTARIESLVTPAELAQRHPVTADVAAHVSASRRRIEKILNGEDRRLLVIIGPCSIHDTDAAMEYARRLQTMRERYQPQLEIVMRTYFEKPRTVVGWKGLISDPDLNGSYRVNHGIELARRLLLQVNELGVPTATEFLDMVTGQFIADLISWGAIGARTTESQIHREMASALSCPVGFKNGTDGNTRIAVDAIRASRASHMFLSPDKQGQMTIYQTSGNPYGHIIMRGGKRPNYHAEDIAAAGEALREFNLPEQLVVDFSHGNCQKQHRRQLEVCADICQQIRAGSTAIAGIMAESFLQEGTQKVVPGQPLAWGQSITDPCLSWEDSERLLSELAAATATRL; this is translated from the coding sequence ATGAATAAAACAGACGAATTGCGTACCGCGCGCATTGAAAGCCTGGTAACGCCCGCGGAGCTGGCCCAGCGCCATCCCGTCACCGCCGACGTGGCCGCCCACGTCTCGGCCTCCCGTCGCCGCATTGAAAAAATCCTCAACGGCGAAGACCGCCGCCTGCTGGTGATTATCGGCCCCTGCTCCATTCACGACACCGACGCGGCGATGGAGTATGCCCGCCGCCTGCAGACCATGCGCGAGCGCTACCAGCCGCAGCTGGAGATCGTGATGCGCACCTACTTTGAAAAACCCCGTACCGTGGTGGGCTGGAAAGGCTTAATCTCCGACCCGGACCTCAACGGCAGCTATCGGGTCAACCACGGTATTGAACTGGCACGGCGCCTGCTGCTGCAGGTTAATGAGCTGGGGGTGCCGACGGCCACCGAGTTTCTCGATATGGTGACCGGTCAGTTTATCGCCGATCTCATCAGCTGGGGAGCCATCGGGGCGCGCACCACGGAAAGTCAGATCCACCGTGAAATGGCCTCGGCGCTCTCCTGCCCGGTCGGGTTTAAAAACGGTACCGACGGCAATACGCGCATCGCCGTAGACGCCATCCGCGCCTCCCGCGCCAGCCATATGTTCCTCTCTCCGGACAAGCAGGGGCAGATGACGATTTACCAGACCAGCGGCAACCCGTACGGGCATATCATTATGCGCGGCGGCAAACGGCCGAACTATCACGCCGAGGATATCGCCGCCGCCGGCGAGGCGCTGCGTGAATTCAATCTGCCGGAGCAGCTGGTGGTCGACTTCAGCCATGGCAACTGCCAGAAGCAGCATCGCCGTCAGCTGGAGGTGTGCGCCGATATCTGTCAGCAAATTCGCGCGGGCTCTACCGCCATCGCCGGCATTATGGCGGAGAGCTTCCTGCAGGAAGGGACCCAGAAAGTGGTTCCCGGCCAGCCGCTGGCCTGGGGCCAGTCGATCACCGATCCCTGCCTGAGCTGGGAAGACAGCGAACGTTTATTGAGCGAACTGGCGGCCGCCACGGCCACCCGTCTGTGA
- a CDS encoding pyruvate, water dikinase regulatory protein: MESAVDRHVFYISDGTAITAEVLGHAVMSQFPVAISSVTLPFVENISRARAVKEQIDAIYQQTGIRPLVFYSIVIPEIRDIILQSEGFCQDIVQALVAPLQQELNLDPTPVAHRTHGLNPGNLIKYDARIAAIDYTLAHDDGISLRNLDQAQVILLGVSRCGKTPTSLYLAMQYGIRAANYPFIADDMDNLVLPASLKPLQHKMFGLTINPERLAAIREERRENSRYASLRQCRMEVTEVEALYRKNKIPCLNSTNYSVEEIATKIMDIMGLNRRMY, encoded by the coding sequence ATGGAAAGTGCTGTAGATCGCCACGTATTTTATATTTCTGACGGTACCGCCATTACGGCGGAGGTGCTGGGGCATGCCGTCATGTCGCAATTCCCGGTCGCCATCAGCAGCGTGACCCTGCCGTTTGTGGAAAATATCAGTCGCGCGCGGGCGGTGAAAGAGCAGATCGACGCCATTTATCAGCAAACGGGCATCCGCCCGCTGGTGTTCTATTCCATCGTTATTCCGGAGATCCGCGATATCATTCTGCAAAGCGAGGGCTTTTGTCAGGATATCGTTCAGGCGCTGGTGGCCCCGCTGCAGCAGGAGCTCAACCTCGACCCGACGCCAGTGGCCCACCGCACCCACGGCCTGAACCCCGGGAACCTGATCAAATACGATGCGCGCATCGCCGCCATCGATTACACCCTCGCCCATGACGATGGCATCTCGCTGCGCAACCTTGACCAGGCGCAGGTGATCCTCCTCGGCGTGTCGCGCTGCGGCAAGACGCCCACCAGTCTGTACCTCGCTATGCAGTACGGCATTCGCGCCGCCAACTATCCGTTTATCGCCGACGATATGGACAATCTGGTTCTGCCGGCGTCGCTGAAACCCCTGCAGCATAAGATGTTCGGCCTGACCATCAATCCGGAGCGTCTGGCGGCGATCCGCGAGGAGCGCCGGGAGAACAGCCGCTACGCTTCGCTGCGCCAGTGTCGGATGGAAGTGACCGAAGTGGAGGCGCTGTATCGCAAGAATAAAATTCCCTGCCTGAACAGCACCAACTATTCCGTTGAGGAAATAGCGACAAAAATCATGGACATCATGGGGCTGAATCGCAGGATGTACTAA
- a CDS encoding MetQ/NlpA family ABC transporter substrate-binding protein, with protein sequence MKKLFSLALIAASVALLSACSPDEDNKVKVAINTGPDEAIWKVVEQVAKDKYHLDVEVVSFNDYVLPNEALNNKDVDANAFQTLPYLEAQSKERGYKFAVVGKTFVFPIAAYSHRIKNISELPEGATVTISNETTTLGRSLLLLQAQGLLKLKPGVGYLPTTLDIIDNPKQLKIVEVDTPQLTRTLDDPNVSLSIINTNFSAQAGLSAARDGLFMEGPDSPYVNAIVAREDNKDSKKIQELKAAFQTSEVAEKAKEVYKGDAIKGW encoded by the coding sequence ATGAAGAAGTTGTTTAGCCTGGCGTTAATCGCCGCCTCTGTCGCCCTGCTGAGCGCCTGCTCTCCGGATGAAGATAATAAAGTGAAAGTCGCTATCAATACCGGGCCGGACGAAGCCATCTGGAAAGTGGTGGAGCAAGTGGCGAAGGATAAATATCACCTCGACGTCGAAGTGGTCTCCTTCAATGATTATGTGCTGCCTAACGAAGCACTGAACAACAAAGATGTGGATGCCAACGCCTTCCAGACCCTGCCGTACCTTGAGGCGCAGTCGAAAGAGCGCGGCTATAAATTCGCGGTGGTCGGTAAAACCTTTGTCTTCCCTATCGCCGCCTATTCACATCGCATCAAAAATATCAGCGAGCTCCCCGAGGGAGCGACGGTGACCATCTCTAATGAAACCACTACCCTGGGCCGCAGCCTGCTGCTGCTTCAGGCGCAGGGGCTGCTCAAGCTGAAACCGGGCGTCGGCTATTTACCCACCACGCTGGATATCATCGACAACCCGAAACAGCTGAAAATTGTGGAGGTGGATACCCCGCAGCTGACCCGCACCCTGGATGACCCGAACGTCAGCCTGTCAATCATTAACACCAACTTCTCCGCCCAGGCGGGCCTGTCGGCCGCCCGCGACGGCCTGTTCATGGAGGGACCAGATTCCCCTTACGTGAATGCGATTGTCGCCCGCGAGGATAACAAGGACAGCAAGAAAATTCAGGAACTGAAAGCCGCCTTCCAGACCAGTGAAGTCGCGGAAAAAGCGAAGGAAGTCTACAAAGGCGACGCGATCAAAGGCTGGTAA
- the btuD gene encoding vitamin B12 ABC transporter ATP-binding protein BtuD — MSFLMQLQDVEAAGRLAPFSAAFRAGEIVHLVGPNGAGKSTLLARMAGLSDGPGAIHFNGRLLDEWPATELARRRGYLCQQQTPPFAMPVWHYLALHRQQQGDSARVNDIAARLGLDNKLGRQVNQLSGGEWQRVRLAAVILQIDPLSNPAGQLLLLDEPMNSLDVAQQAALDRLLRELSAAGIAVVMSSHDLNHTLRHAGQSWLLCQGEAIACGETAEVLNEENLTAAYAIPFQRVEVAGHIMLIASQ, encoded by the coding sequence ATGTCGTTTCTGATGCAGCTACAGGATGTAGAAGCGGCGGGGCGTCTGGCCCCGTTTTCTGCGGCCTTTCGCGCCGGGGAGATCGTTCACCTGGTGGGGCCGAACGGCGCAGGGAAGAGCACGCTGCTGGCCCGCATGGCGGGGTTGTCCGACGGCCCCGGCGCGATTCATTTTAACGGACGGTTGCTTGACGAGTGGCCGGCGACGGAGCTGGCGCGCCGCCGCGGATATCTGTGCCAGCAGCAGACCCCGCCGTTCGCCATGCCGGTGTGGCACTATCTGGCGCTGCACAGGCAGCAGCAGGGCGACAGCGCCCGGGTGAACGATATCGCGGCCAGGCTTGGCCTTGACAATAAGCTGGGCCGTCAGGTCAATCAGCTGTCGGGCGGCGAGTGGCAGCGCGTGCGGCTGGCGGCAGTGATCCTGCAGATCGATCCCTTAAGCAATCCCGCGGGTCAGCTGCTGCTGCTGGATGAGCCGATGAACAGTCTGGATGTGGCCCAGCAGGCGGCGCTGGATCGGCTGTTACGCGAGCTGAGCGCGGCGGGAATCGCGGTGGTGATGAGCAGTCACGATCTCAACCACACTTTGCGCCATGCCGGACAGAGCTGGCTGCTCTGCCAGGGGGAAGCCATCGCCTGCGGGGAGACCGCCGAGGTGCTGAACGAGGAAAATTTAACCGCTGCCTATGCGATCCCGTTCCAGCGCGTGGAGGTGGCCGGTCATATTATGCTCATCGCGTCACAGTAG
- a CDS encoding NlpC/P60 family protein has translation MRFWFMLAAALILAGCSSHRAPPPNPRLADSITVVANLNEQLRSWRGAPYRYGGMTPRGVDCSGFVVRTFRDKFALQLPRETREQAEIGTRIDKRDLLPGDLVFFKTGSGESGLHVGIYDTDNQFIHASTSQGVTRSSLDNVYWNKKFWQARRI, from the coding sequence ATGCGCTTCTGGTTCATGTTGGCGGCGGCGTTAATTTTAGCCGGCTGCAGCAGCCATCGGGCACCGCCGCCGAATCCTCGGCTGGCTGACTCCATTACGGTGGTGGCGAATCTGAACGAGCAGCTGCGCAGCTGGCGCGGCGCACCGTATCGCTACGGCGGCATGACGCCGCGCGGCGTCGACTGCTCCGGCTTTGTGGTGCGCACGTTTCGCGATAAATTTGCCCTCCAGCTGCCGCGCGAAACCCGCGAGCAGGCGGAAATCGGCACCCGTATTGATAAGCGCGATCTGCTGCCCGGCGATCTGGTGTTCTTCAAAACCGGCTCAGGCGAAAGCGGCCTGCACGTCGGCATCTACGATACCGATAACCAGTTTATTCATGCCTCCACCAGTCAGGGCGTCACCCGTTCCTCGCTGGATAACGTCTACTGGAACAAAAAATTCTGGCAGGCGCGGCGTATCTGA